A DNA window from Fusibacter sp. A1 contains the following coding sequences:
- a CDS encoding cellulase family glycosylhydrolase, with protein MNIKAKDKRFVDTSDRERIFHGINMVFKGKIENGKKNFIPTWDENTFKSLRALGFNLVRLGMQWQAIEPVQDVYNEEYLSWLEKMVCYCKKNDIYVYLDMHQDLFSGKFADGAPEWATLDHNLEHFSTDNWSDAYLFSDAVKGAFDNFWTNKLLDNNVGVQDQFASLWRMIAGRFSKFDNIIGFDLFNEPFPGSSSLEIFGTLLGAYAQITQEDISPEELMRLFAEDETKLELLMKIENKELYGAMADAAISSIKEFDEKILSPFYQKIRDEIRKVTDFGMIVQENNYFSNMGITSQITKLNENQQVYSPHGYDLVVDSPAVALSSNNRVSVIFDNHKLVQDRLNVPVIVGEWGAHYSYGVALNHIEFILNIFDRNKWSHTYWDYTDNQSDLPVMKVLKRAYPQAVNGDINSYSYKDNVFTMLWTEMNKLSDTIIYLPDTPKKIVIDGEYGIEVIEGGGCLCVIEPCVGCRKITITI; from the coding sequence ATGAATATAAAAGCTAAAGACAAAAGATTCGTAGATACATCTGATAGAGAAAGAATTTTTCACGGCATCAATATGGTGTTCAAGGGTAAAATAGAAAACGGAAAAAAGAACTTTATACCAACTTGGGATGAAAATACCTTTAAATCCCTTAGAGCACTCGGATTTAATTTGGTTAGACTTGGCATGCAGTGGCAGGCCATTGAACCAGTACAGGATGTTTACAATGAAGAGTATTTATCTTGGTTAGAAAAAATGGTATGTTATTGCAAAAAAAATGATATCTATGTTTACCTTGATATGCATCAGGATCTGTTTAGTGGAAAGTTTGCTGATGGCGCGCCAGAATGGGCTACATTAGATCATAATTTAGAACATTTTAGTACCGACAATTGGAGTGATGCTTATCTATTTAGTGATGCAGTTAAGGGAGCTTTTGATAACTTCTGGACAAATAAGCTGCTTGATAATAATGTGGGTGTACAAGATCAGTTTGCTTCACTTTGGAGAATGATTGCAGGACGTTTTTCTAAATTTGATAATATAATCGGATTTGATTTGTTTAACGAACCTTTTCCAGGAAGTAGTTCTTTAGAGATATTTGGGACACTACTTGGTGCATACGCTCAAATAACTCAAGAAGACATTTCACCAGAGGAATTGATGAGGTTGTTTGCAGAAGATGAAACAAAATTAGAATTATTAATGAAAATTGAGAATAAAGAGCTATATGGAGCCATGGCTGATGCTGCGATAAGTTCAATCAAAGAGTTTGATGAAAAGATACTGTCACCATTTTATCAAAAAATAAGAGATGAAATCCGAAAGGTAACCGATTTTGGTATGATTGTCCAAGAGAACAACTATTTTTCAAATATGGGAATCACAAGCCAAATAACAAAATTGAATGAAAATCAACAAGTTTATTCGCCACATGGCTATGATCTTGTTGTTGATTCGCCAGCGGTTGCCCTCTCGAGTAACAATCGAGTGAGTGTGATATTCGATAATCATAAACTGGTACAAGATCGATTAAATGTCCCAGTAATTGTGGGTGAATGGGGTGCTCATTATTCTTATGGTGTTGCACTTAATCACATTGAGTTTATATTGAATATTTTTGATCGAAATAAGTGGAGTCATACTTATTGGGATTACACAGACAATCAAAGTGACTTACCAGTCATGAAAGTCTTAAAACGTGCATACCCTCAAGCGGTTAATGGTGACATAAATTCTTACAGTTATAAAGATAATGTTTTTACAATGTTATGGACAGAAATGAATAAGCTTAGTGATACAATTATTTATTTACCAGACACACCAAAAAAGATTGTGATTGATGGAGAATATGGTATTGAAGTCATTGAAGGTGGTGGTTGCCTATGTGTTATCGAACCATGTGTAGGCTGTAGAAAAATCACCATCACAATTTAA
- a CDS encoding MFS transporter, whose product MSGIKSKIKKGYYKVFTSRRLTFSGRLSMAFPQIPMLISNLLMQTVMFKYFTDIVGINPILVGGVFLGLAIWNSINDPIVGFMLDRMPYIKNKGKYVLIMRVAFPMIALSTLALLFVSSEWKDGLIFIYILLMFIVYEAAMTAYDISYESYLFVRLRDSVERLEMSILRTYLSYIVSALITLIPLLMFVGDKPRNGITFIVALAITVNALFYWVTLRRLTDHHKYYSSDQSNEGAQVFKEMFVYTKDIIKLKGFWVINVMKYLIILSTTYYFTYFLYFMDDVVNATEGQTIFIDIAASALAFLVVPFIPSIHKRLGLKMAFFAAMIPGIIGFGMLYFTSNVYLAGLMFALIVVSHGSIETLYGPTANLVADEDWQNTGVRKYGFIKALQGLINKPAHGIRSMVFGAILGFYGYNGTAEVQSLEAIKGIRMASSILPMIALVLGMFLILFLPYTKSRENEIITKRRILEIDAEKLYAEEM is encoded by the coding sequence ATGAGTGGAATTAAGAGTAAAATTAAAAAAGGTTACTACAAGGTTTTTACCTCGCGGAGATTAACATTTTCTGGAAGATTGTCTATGGCATTTCCGCAGATTCCAATGTTAATTTCAAATCTATTGATGCAGACCGTTATGTTTAAGTATTTTACTGATATTGTGGGTATCAATCCTATTTTGGTAGGTGGTGTTTTTTTAGGACTAGCTATCTGGAACAGCATAAATGATCCAATAGTAGGTTTCATGTTAGATCGAATGCCATATATTAAGAATAAAGGTAAATATGTTTTAATTATGAGAGTTGCATTTCCCATGATAGCACTATCAACTTTAGCGCTCTTATTTGTATCATCAGAGTGGAAGGATGGGTTGATTTTCATATATATATTGCTAATGTTTATTGTATATGAAGCTGCAATGACAGCCTATGATATATCATATGAGTCTTATTTGTTTGTCAGATTAAGAGATTCAGTTGAGAGGTTGGAGATGTCAATTTTAAGGACCTATTTATCATATATTGTATCGGCTTTAATAACACTTATACCACTTTTAATGTTTGTTGGAGACAAACCACGTAATGGTATCACTTTTATCGTCGCTCTAGCAATTACAGTTAATGCACTCTTTTATTGGGTGACACTAAGGAGGTTAACTGATCACCACAAATATTATAGTTCTGATCAATCTAATGAAGGTGCACAAGTATTTAAGGAGATGTTTGTTTACACTAAAGATATTATAAAATTAAAAGGTTTTTGGGTTATCAATGTAATGAAATACTTAATAATATTATCGACAACCTATTATTTCACTTATTTTTTATATTTCATGGACGATGTTGTAAATGCAACAGAAGGACAAACTATATTTATTGATATAGCAGCATCTGCTTTAGCGTTTCTTGTAGTACCATTTATTCCATCAATTCATAAGCGATTGGGATTAAAAATGGCTTTTTTTGCAGCCATGATTCCAGGTATTATAGGTTTTGGCATGCTGTACTTTACTAGTAATGTTTATCTTGCTGGTTTAATGTTTGCATTGATTGTTGTTTCGCATGGATCGATTGAAACGCTATACGGTCCTACTGCCAACCTTGTAGCCGATGAAGACTGGCAAAATACGGGTGTTAGAAAGTATGGTTTTATTAAAGCGCTTCAAGGTTTAATTAATAAGCCTGCACATGGTATTAGATCCATGGTATTCGGTGCAATTTTAGGCTTCTATGGTTATAACGGAACTGCTGAAGTTCAATCACTAGAGGCTATTAAAGGAATTAGAATGGCATCAAGTATTTTACCGATGATAGCCCTAGTTTTAGGTATGTTTTTAATATTATTTTTACCTTATACAAAATCGCGTGAAAATGAAATCATAACTAAAAGAAGAATACTCGAAATTGATGCGGAGAAGCTTTATGCTGAGGAAATGTAA
- a CDS encoding glycoside hydrolase family 2 protein codes for MHDNSISWNENWSFVNSDVTQDVTLPHTWNVQDGNTGGNNYLRGEFTYFKRLKLDNEYNGKLIYLEVLAANSISKVIVNDTMVQKHYGGYSRFRVNITDYLNVNGDNQILIKVDNSHVEEVYPLRADFTFYGGLYRGVNLITVDPLHIDLEDYGSDGVYISQELVSKEMASVKVDCHIVNHYDISKTVTVEYQLLDMEGELVEKKSMTSQVTEKTTFSKVFTIKDPKLWYSIKKPYLYKIKTSVLVGEQLVDERENNLGLRFFSVDPQQGFFLNGESFKLNGVSRHQDRAYKGWAISYEDQIEDIELIVEMGANAVRLAHYQHDSYFYDLCDQYGLIVWAEIPLISRSSNTDCTGENAKLQMLEMIRQNYNYSSIVFWGVQNEVTIDGQKNNIVNIVKELNDLVKSEDPYRLTTQAQVGHHLDDDPMNYMTDTVGYNKYYGWYHDRCEDFDLWLNLFNEINPSLSLAVSEYGVEGILEYHSETPIVKDYTEEYHALYHEKVLKIFNRHPELWGTFVWNMFDFASDRRDEGGRKGMNHKGLVTYDRQTRKDAFYYYKAVWSKKDVLYITAKRFKQRLDESVDIKIYTNRERATLYVNGIEVNNAETKDHIIIFKDVLLEKGSNQIKVVSGNLVDLATFDLVDELTSDYICHETAGSSVTNWFDRVEVNLDVGLNTIDYPEGMLTVDVMLSEIIENEEGRQLIYKYLPNLVNSTLFELSKDYSLSKLREYFQDVITDVVYYNLSAELNKIQKTIE; via the coding sequence ATGCATGACAATTCTATTAGCTGGAACGAAAATTGGTCGTTTGTAAATAGTGATGTTACGCAAGATGTAACCTTACCCCATACTTGGAACGTACAGGATGGAAATACGGGTGGCAATAACTATCTAAGAGGAGAATTCACTTATTTCAAAAGACTAAAGTTGGATAATGAATACAATGGTAAACTTATTTATTTAGAAGTTCTGGCGGCAAACAGTATTTCAAAAGTAATTGTTAATGATACGATGGTCCAAAAACATTATGGTGGATACTCTAGGTTTAGAGTGAATATTACAGACTACTTAAATGTTAATGGTGACAATCAAATCCTGATAAAAGTTGATAATTCACATGTGGAAGAGGTATATCCATTACGGGCTGATTTTACTTTCTATGGTGGCTTATATAGAGGTGTGAATCTGATTACTGTTGACCCTCTTCATATTGATTTAGAGGATTATGGTTCTGATGGTGTTTATATCAGTCAAGAATTAGTGTCAAAAGAAATGGCATCTGTGAAGGTTGATTGTCATATTGTTAATCATTATGATATTTCAAAAACAGTCACTGTAGAATATCAATTGTTGGATATGGAAGGTGAGCTTGTCGAAAAAAAATCGATGACTTCTCAAGTGACTGAAAAAACAACTTTTAGCAAGGTATTTACTATTAAAGACCCAAAACTCTGGTATTCTATCAAGAAACCTTACTTGTATAAAATAAAAACAAGTGTCTTAGTTGGTGAACAACTAGTCGATGAACGCGAGAACAATTTAGGTTTACGTTTCTTTAGTGTAGATCCTCAACAAGGTTTCTTCCTTAATGGTGAATCCTTTAAGTTGAATGGCGTTTCTAGACATCAGGATAGAGCTTATAAGGGGTGGGCGATTTCGTATGAGGACCAAATTGAGGATATTGAGTTAATCGTTGAAATGGGGGCTAATGCTGTACGCTTAGCTCATTATCAACATGACTCATATTTTTACGATTTGTGTGATCAATATGGATTGATTGTATGGGCTGAAATTCCCTTGATATCTAGGAGTTCAAATACGGATTGTACTGGAGAAAATGCAAAACTACAAATGCTTGAGATGATTAGACAGAATTACAATTATTCATCAATTGTATTTTGGGGAGTTCAAAACGAAGTGACAATCGATGGTCAAAAAAATAATATCGTCAATATAGTTAAAGAATTAAATGATTTAGTCAAATCAGAGGACCCATACAGGTTGACAACGCAAGCACAGGTTGGGCATCATTTAGATGATGACCCGATGAACTACATGACCGATACAGTTGGTTATAATAAATATTACGGTTGGTATCATGATCGATGTGAAGATTTTGATTTGTGGTTAAATTTATTCAATGAAATCAACCCTAGTTTATCATTAGCTGTATCTGAATATGGTGTAGAAGGAATATTGGAATACCATAGCGAAACCCCTATTGTGAAGGATTACACTGAAGAATACCATGCTTTATATCACGAAAAAGTACTAAAAATATTTAATCGACATCCTGAACTTTGGGGTACCTTTGTTTGGAATATGTTTGACTTTGCATCAGATAGACGTGATGAGGGTGGACGTAAAGGCATGAACCATAAAGGTCTTGTGACATATGATAGACAAACTAGAAAAGATGCCTTTTATTACTATAAAGCAGTATGGTCTAAAAAAGATGTCTTATACATTACTGCTAAGCGTTTCAAACAAAGACTTGATGAAAGTGTAGATATTAAAATATATACAAATAGAGAACGGGCAACCTTATATGTGAATGGTATAGAAGTTAATAACGCAGAAACGAAAGATCATATTATTATTTTTAAGGATGTTTTATTAGAAAAAGGTTCTAATCAGATAAAAGTTGTTTCAGGAAATTTAGTGGATTTAGCGACCTTTGATTTGGTTGATGAGTTAACGTCGGACTATATTTGTCATGAAACAGCAGGTAGCAGTGTTACCAATTGGTTTGATAGAGTGGAAGTAAACTTAGATGTAGGTTTAAATACTATTGATTATCCAGAGGGGATGCTAACGGTTGATGTGATGTTGTCAGAAATAATAGAAAACGAAGAAGGTCGTCAGTTAATTTATAAATATCTCCCTAATCTAGTCAACAGTACCTTGTTTGAATTGTCTAAGGACTACTCACTGAGTAAACTAAGAGAATACTTCCAAGATGTTATTACGGATGTAGTATACTATAATCTCTCAGCAGAATTGAATAAAATTCAAAAGACGATCGAGTAA
- a CDS encoding GntR family transcriptional regulator: MTKKMAQYKVIESDLLSKILKHEIQYGEKIPTEHALAETYQVSRVTVRKATDNLVAKGYLVRVQGSGTRVSAPKTTSAPSILGFEHQLKILGKKVTSDVITFELREADIEVQTILNLNAEEKVYYIERVRKADDLVFLYEVSVISVNRFPELSMSFLNKSKFDFFHDVKDITITHQNHIIKAQLIDNHLNQYFNLPENMPINVVENSTYADDGTIVDFTKIYLHPERYELLYTS; this comes from the coding sequence ATGACTAAAAAGATGGCACAGTATAAAGTAATTGAAAGCGATTTATTATCCAAAATACTCAAGCATGAAATTCAATATGGTGAAAAAATTCCAACTGAGCACGCTCTAGCTGAAACTTACCAAGTCAGCCGTGTCACAGTTAGGAAGGCCACTGATAACCTAGTGGCAAAAGGTTACCTTGTGCGGGTGCAAGGTTCAGGGACTAGGGTAAGCGCTCCAAAAACTACTTCCGCTCCAAGTATCTTAGGTTTTGAACACCAATTAAAAATATTAGGTAAAAAGGTAACATCTGATGTTATCACATTTGAACTCAGAGAAGCAGACATAGAAGTACAAACGATCTTAAATCTTAATGCAGAAGAAAAAGTCTATTATATTGAACGTGTTCGTAAGGCCGATGACCTTGTTTTTCTTTATGAAGTTTCTGTCATTTCCGTCAATAGATTTCCTGAGCTGTCAATGAGCTTCTTGAATAAGTCAAAATTCGATTTTTTTCATGATGTTAAAGACATCACTATTACACATCAAAATCATATTATTAAAGCACAACTCATTGACAATCACTTAAATCAGTATTTCAATCTACCTGAAAATATGCCCATAAATGTTGTTGAAAATTCTACTTATGCTGATGATGGAACCATTGTTGATTTTACAAAGATTTATCTACATCCAGAACGTTATGAACTCCTTTACACAAGTTAA
- a CDS encoding anaerobic sulfatase maturase, producing MKNLSLLIKPSSSKCDMNCTYCFYHDAADNRTIKDHGFIGFETFKNTIIKAFETLGRGNLTIAFQGGEPTLIGLDFYKKIVEFVNQNKPKEIKIHYALQTNGLSIDEEWAVFLSENEYLVGLSIDGIKRNHDIFRVDNAGRGTFERVMGTKKIFDQYNVQYNVLTVITNEIARFGKKVYQFYRKNNIDFMQFIPALDGLTEEKGSQLTPKNYEMFLKDVFDVWYQDVKWGKNVSVRYFDNLIAMYLGYPPESCDMRGICSIQNVIEADGSIYPCDFYVLDEYNLGNINEVEFKDVFNSSKSKDFIQESLLHSKTCEKCKWQKLCRNGCKKYRVEDSQLNYFCETYKNFFDYAHQRLLEIARSVRNTNK from the coding sequence TTGAAAAATTTAAGCTTATTAATCAAACCCTCATCAAGTAAATGTGATATGAATTGTACCTATTGTTTTTACCATGATGCTGCAGACAATCGAACCATCAAGGACCATGGTTTCATTGGGTTTGAAACATTCAAGAACACTATAATCAAAGCTTTTGAAACTTTAGGGAGAGGGAATTTAACTATTGCTTTTCAAGGTGGTGAACCTACTTTGATTGGTTTAGACTTTTATAAAAAAATTGTAGAATTTGTTAACCAGAATAAACCTAAAGAAATAAAGATACACTATGCTTTGCAAACTAATGGTTTATCTATTGATGAAGAATGGGCAGTTTTTTTGTCTGAAAATGAATATTTAGTAGGATTATCAATTGATGGTATCAAACGTAATCATGATATCTTTAGAGTAGATAACGCAGGTCGAGGGACATTTGAACGAGTTATGGGCACCAAAAAAATATTTGATCAATACAACGTTCAATATAATGTTTTAACTGTTATCACAAATGAAATTGCAAGATTTGGTAAAAAAGTGTACCAATTTTACAGAAAAAATAACATTGATTTTATGCAATTTATACCAGCACTGGATGGTTTGACAGAAGAGAAGGGGAGTCAATTAACACCAAAAAACTATGAGATGTTTCTAAAGGATGTGTTTGATGTCTGGTATCAGGATGTTAAATGGGGGAAAAATGTATCTGTGAGATATTTTGATAATCTCATTGCTATGTATCTTGGTTATCCGCCGGAGTCTTGTGATATGCGTGGCATATGTTCGATTCAAAATGTGATTGAAGCTGATGGCTCAATTTATCCGTGCGATTTTTATGTACTAGATGAGTACAATCTTGGGAATATAAATGAAGTTGAATTTAAAGATGTGTTTAACTCAAGTAAATCAAAGGACTTTATTCAAGAATCTCTTTTGCATTCCAAAACATGTGAAAAGTGTAAGTGGCAGAAGTTATGTCGAAATGGATGTAAGAAATACCGGGTAGAAGATAGCCAACTCAACTATTTTTGTGAGACCTACAAAAACTTTTTTGATTATGCACATCAAAGATTATTGGAAATCGCAAGAAGTGTTCGTAATACCAATAAGTAA
- a CDS encoding MerR family transcriptional regulator has translation MQNLFTIGEIAAIFDETTETFRHYDRVNLLKPHIVKDNGYRYYSLDQFEMISTILYLRSLGTSIIKIKNLLNSRSKTEIVKELKLQKLQLRSQIDHLNYLENQTSVLVNRFESFINNDISLVVEPEFFILEQKFASNQLALNADQITSFKDNIDSEWLKSSNIISIIDKDMFLKNIYHTYSGYGLISESSSPISNDFYQTVPSQLYVTAYIRIVSFDHSEIDNLYLKMLEYITNNQLTILGSIFERNLLDLYNDKNTGDIHYIKIYIPVKKDH, from the coding sequence ATGCAAAATCTATTTACAATCGGTGAGATCGCAGCAATTTTCGATGAAACTACCGAAACATTCAGACATTATGATCGTGTTAATTTATTAAAACCACATATTGTCAAAGATAACGGCTATCGATATTACTCCTTGGATCAGTTTGAGATGATTAGTACCATCCTCTATTTACGCTCTTTAGGCACCTCAATAATCAAAATAAAAAATTTACTCAATTCAAGAAGCAAAACAGAAATCGTTAAAGAACTAAAATTGCAAAAGTTGCAGTTGAGATCACAAATTGATCATCTTAATTATCTTGAGAATCAAACTTCAGTACTTGTGAATCGTTTCGAATCTTTTATTAACAATGATATTTCACTTGTAGTAGAACCGGAATTCTTTATTTTAGAACAAAAATTTGCATCCAATCAGTTAGCTCTTAATGCAGATCAAATCACTTCTTTTAAAGATAACATCGATTCAGAATGGTTAAAATCCAGCAACATCATTTCTATTATTGACAAAGATATGTTTCTAAAGAATATTTATCATACCTATTCAGGTTATGGTTTGATTTCAGAAAGTTCATCACCTATTTCAAATGATTTTTATCAAACAGTGCCTTCACAACTATACGTGACTGCATACATTCGTATTGTAAGCTTTGATCATTCAGAAATTGATAACCTATATCTAAAAATGTTAGAGTATATAACTAACAATCAACTGACCATTCTTGGAAGTATCTTTGAACGAAATCTATTAGACCTATACAATGATAAAAATACTGGTGATATTCATTATATTAAAATCTACATTCCGGTAAAAAAAGATCACTAA
- a CDS encoding trehalase family glycosidase, with amino-acid sequence MLNDLKNNHNLSLSDWGPYTKKYMGISHVAKASKGMRFDLGVFSNIYRRKIEIPHALWESNFHMWEAKADLSYYAYRQELEWKDQLYTDVSFSKMKENQYLISCDIVNNTDKRQNMAIQFMAYLTYPGPIRKSLEELQASKVVIGKGVWICGTNYEVMSYPCIRPKDNLVTDGYRKGQVIENGFVDATGITIGREIGETVSYRIHLTQRLENGRCTIRYKADLGQLVSFKLEGLIEQNVLIIGSSKFECVDIDVGDMQGKTYELKITTLTNIPFLVDGIALYEGVITFEKNENIHKPEIISCGVKNSFILKYENIDHYYGITWLYDDYEIREIFNDELDSFMKYTTHNHVDKVLQGNRKGHYTNAFLKPITVERGEHKQIFGMLTCGDLDEVRQSIEKFVHENNQKNIYDFSKLNMSHFDIFWEGEKYLLSQNIMAATVLTNVTYPIYMKNQYVKHNTPGRWWDCPYTWDSGFCGIGLAQFDKIRAVDCLNAYLTEVGDEETAFIHHGSMVPVQFSLMQEIWAIDQEKELLSFFYPRLKQYYEFYSGRLGSSTTRKFDSNLLSPFDYFYNSGGWDDYPAQVYTHQERLGNQVAPIINTAQCIRIAKIMSLFAVILNQEQDCVLFEDDIKLMTKDLYDYAWDEDSGYFGYVYHDKTLKPKGILRTDAGINFNMGLDGLYPLVAGICNEKIEQNFVEKLMDEKHYFTKIGLTTVDMQAPYYNESGYWNGAVWMPHQYYFWKTMLDLGRYQEAFEIADRALETWKAEVDASYNCFEHFVVNSGRGAGWHQFSGLSTPVVVWFKAYYGHGTVSTGFDLMVTEKNTTNNNTEMFLRMISSNDRKTSTVIVNMNPAFEYEVKVNDTQVQVFRLFGGCLNIQVVNDIKDKLLELKIKKRDER; translated from the coding sequence GTGTTAAATGACTTGAAAAATAACCATAATTTGAGCTTAAGTGACTGGGGTCCTTATACAAAAAAGTATATGGGGATATCACATGTTGCTAAAGCTAGCAAGGGAATGCGATTTGATTTGGGGGTTTTCTCTAATATCTATAGACGTAAAATAGAAATACCTCATGCTTTATGGGAATCCAATTTTCATATGTGGGAGGCGAAAGCTGATTTGTCTTATTATGCTTACCGACAGGAGTTGGAATGGAAAGATCAGTTATATACTGATGTGTCCTTTTCTAAAATGAAAGAAAACCAATATCTGATTAGTTGTGATATTGTGAATAATACAGACAAAAGGCAAAATATGGCTATTCAATTTATGGCATACCTTACTTATCCTGGACCTATAAGAAAGTCTTTGGAAGAGTTACAGGCTTCAAAAGTAGTTATTGGTAAAGGGGTCTGGATTTGTGGAACAAATTATGAAGTTATGAGCTATCCTTGTATCCGCCCTAAAGATAATCTTGTAACAGATGGTTACAGAAAAGGACAAGTAATTGAAAATGGTTTTGTTGATGCAACTGGGATTACAATTGGTCGAGAAATTGGAGAAACTGTCTCTTATCGTATCCATTTAACTCAAAGACTAGAAAATGGACGTTGTACAATTCGCTATAAAGCTGATTTAGGTCAACTTGTATCCTTTAAGTTAGAGGGCCTTATTGAACAGAATGTGTTAATTATAGGTTCAAGTAAATTTGAGTGTGTCGATATAGATGTCGGTGATATGCAGGGTAAAACGTATGAGTTAAAAATAACAACATTAACAAATATCCCTTTTCTTGTTGATGGTATTGCTTTATACGAGGGGGTTATTACTTTTGAAAAGAATGAAAACATTCATAAGCCTGAGATTATAAGCTGTGGTGTAAAGAATAGTTTCATTTTAAAGTATGAAAATATTGATCACTACTATGGAATTACTTGGCTATATGACGACTATGAGATACGTGAAATTTTTAACGATGAACTTGATTCATTTATGAAATATACGACACATAATCATGTTGATAAGGTGCTTCAAGGAAACCGTAAAGGCCATTATACAAATGCTTTTCTGAAACCAATTACTGTTGAGAGAGGTGAGCATAAGCAAATATTTGGTATGTTGACATGTGGAGACTTAGATGAAGTGAGACAAAGTATTGAGAAGTTTGTCCATGAGAATAATCAGAAAAATATTTATGACTTTTCAAAACTGAACATGAGTCATTTTGATATATTTTGGGAAGGCGAAAAGTATCTGCTAAGTCAAAATATAATGGCAGCAACTGTTTTGACAAACGTTACTTATCCAATTTATATGAAAAATCAGTATGTTAAACATAATACACCTGGACGTTGGTGGGATTGTCCCTATACTTGGGATTCGGGTTTCTGTGGTATTGGTTTAGCTCAATTTGATAAAATCAGAGCAGTAGATTGCCTAAATGCCTACTTGACAGAAGTCGGTGATGAAGAAACAGCTTTTATACATCATGGTAGCATGGTTCCTGTTCAGTTTAGTTTGATGCAAGAAATTTGGGCTATAGATCAAGAAAAAGAATTGCTAAGCTTTTTCTATCCAAGATTAAAGCAATACTATGAATTTTATAGTGGTCGATTAGGTTCATCAACAACGAGAAAATTTGATTCTAATCTCCTTAGCCCCTTTGATTACTTCTATAATTCTGGTGGATGGGATGATTATCCAGCACAAGTATATACTCATCAAGAACGGCTGGGCAATCAGGTCGCTCCTATTATTAACACAGCACAGTGTATTAGAATAGCGAAGATAATGAGTTTGTTTGCCGTCATTCTAAATCAAGAACAAGATTGTGTTCTTTTTGAGGACGATATAAAACTTATGACAAAAGATTTATATGATTATGCTTGGGATGAGGATAGTGGTTATTTTGGCTATGTTTATCATGATAAAACATTGAAACCAAAAGGTATTCTACGAACTGATGCAGGTATTAATTTTAATATGGGTCTAGATGGCCTTTACCCTCTGGTGGCTGGAATATGTAATGAAAAAATTGAGCAAAACTTTGTTGAAAAACTTATGGATGAAAAACACTATTTTACAAAGATTGGTCTAACTACAGTTGATATGCAAGCTCCTTATTATAATGAATCTGGTTACTGGAATGGGGCAGTATGGATGCCGCATCAGTATTATTTCTGGAAAACCATGTTGGACTTAGGTCGCTATCAAGAAGCATTTGAGATTGCAGATCGAGCTCTAGAAACCTGGAAGGCTGAAGTGGATGCGAGTTATAATTGTTTTGAGCACTTTGTCGTAAATTCTGGACGTGGTGCAGGTTGGCATCAGTTCAGTGGATTATCGACACCTGTAGTAGTTTGGTTCAAAGCTTATTATGGTCATGGTACTGTATCAACTGGTTTTGATTTAATGGTCACAGAAAAAAATACGACTAATAATAACACTGAGATGTTCCTGAGAATGATAAGTTCCAATGATAGAAAGACATCTACAGTTATTGTTAATATGAACCCTGCTTTCGAGTATGAAGTAAAGGTTAATGATACTCAAGTTCAAGTATTCAGGTTATTTGGAGGTTGTCTCAATATTCAAGTCGTTAACGATATCAAGGATAAATTATTGGAGTTAAAAATAAAAAAACGCGATGAAAGATGA
- a CDS encoding YidH family protein: protein MDRIEINKGTLRDALAENRTLLANERTFLAYLRTAFSLAAVGLTFIKFFQVTSYIWIGSMSITLGVMIAIYGSVRYKRNVKKIISYKIT, encoded by the coding sequence ATGGATAGGATAGAAATAAATAAAGGGACACTGAGAGATGCACTAGCTGAGAATAGAACGCTGTTAGCCAATGAGAGGACCTTTCTTGCATACCTTAGGACAGCATTCAGTTTAGCTGCAGTAGGATTAACATTCATCAAGTTTTTTCAAGTAACTTCGTATATATGGATCGGAAGTATGTCGATTACATTAGGAGTTATGATTGCTATATATGGCAGTGTTAGGTACAAGAGGAATGTGAAGAAAATAATCAGTTATAAAATTACATAA